A genome region from Dickeya chrysanthemi NCPPB 402 includes the following:
- the rpmI gene encoding 50S ribosomal protein L35 has protein sequence MPKIKTVRGAAKRFKKTASGGFKRKHANLRHILTKKATKRKRHLRPKAMVSKGDLGLVAACLPYA, from the coding sequence TTAAAACTGTACGTGGCGCCGCTAAACGCTTCAAAAAAACCGCCAGCGGTGGTTTCAAGCGTAAGCATGCTAACCTGCGTCATATTCTGACCAAAAAAGCGACTAAACGTAAGCGTCACCTGCGTCCGAAAGCCATGGTTTCCAAAGGCGATCTGGGCCTGGTTGCAGCATGTCTGCCTTACGCATAA
- the pheM gene encoding pheST operon leader peptide PheM: MNTAIFRFFFYFSA; the protein is encoded by the coding sequence ATGAATACTGCTATTTTCCGTTTCTTTTTTTACTTTAGCGCCTGA
- the rplT gene encoding 50S ribosomal protein L20: protein MARVKRGVVARARHKKILKQAKGYYGARSRVYRVAFQAVIKAGQYAYRDRRQRKRQFRQLWIARINAAARQNGLSYSKFINGLKKASVEIDRKILADIAVFDKVAFSALVEKAKSALA from the coding sequence ATGGCTCGCGTAAAACGTGGTGTGGTTGCTCGCGCACGTCACAAAAAGATCCTGAAACAAGCGAAAGGTTACTACGGTGCCCGTTCGCGCGTTTATCGTGTTGCCTTCCAGGCAGTAATCAAAGCTGGTCAGTACGCTTACCGTGACCGTCGTCAGCGTAAGCGTCAGTTCCGTCAGCTGTGGATTGCACGTATCAATGCAGCAGCCCGCCAGAATGGCTTGTCTTACAGCAAATTCATCAATGGCCTGAAAAAAGCCTCTGTTGAAATCGACCGTAAGATTCTGGCTGACATCGCCGTGTTCGACAAAGTGGCCTTCAGCGCACTGGTTGAAAAAGCGAAATCAGCTCTGGCGTAA